The Bradyrhizobium barranii subsp. barranii genome segment GCGCGTCGATCAGCTTGCGGATGGCGCCGGCATCGCGGCTGCGCAGCACCTCGGTCTCGGGGCTCGCCTCGGTCTCCTGCCAGATCGGCGTCTGCTCGGCGGCACCGGGCGTATCCTCGATCGCGCTGTGCTGCCGGTGCGCGCGCCGCGCATATTCGGCGTTGCAGACGTTGCGCAGGATCGCGAACAGCCAGGGCTTCATCGCCGGCCCGCGATAGCTGTCAAAGTGCTTCAGCGCGCGCAGATAGCACTCCTGCACCGCGTCCTCGGCGTCGGAGGCATCGCGCAGCAGATAGCGCGCGAGCGTGTAGACGTCGTCGAGATAGGGCAGCGCGGCTTCGCGGAAGCGCTGCGCCTTCTGCAAATCGTCGTTGGCGGGCATCGCTCCTCGCTTTGCCTCTTGTTCTGCGCGTCGCGTTGTTTCGTCCCTGTTTGTTTCGTCCCCGTGTGTGACGGAAGGCACACGAGCCCGGCCGGCGTGGGACCACCGGCCGGGCAAGACGTTGATGCCTTGGTTTGAGACGTTACTCAACCTTGATCATCCCCGTCATGTGCGGGTGCAACGAACAAAAATATTTGTAGTCGCCCGCATTGGTGAAGGTGAACGAGAACTTGTCGTCGGTGTCCAGGGCCTTGGACCTGAACTTGCCGGCCGACACCACGGTGTGGGGGATGTCGTCCCGGTTGGTCCAGGTCACGGTGGTGCCGAGCTTGATCTTCAACTCGGCCGGCTGGAAAACGAAATTGTCGATATGCACTTCCATGTCGTCGGCACGGGCCGTCGTTGCGGGCAACAGGATGGCCGCGACCACGGCGACACCGAAGTCGCGGCGATTGAGTGTTTTCATTGTCAGCTTCCGTTCAGCCCTGGATCAACCCTGCAGTGGCGTGTCGATGATCGCGAGCCGCTGCTCGTTCTGCTTGAAGTTGATGCTGGCGACGCCGAGCATGCCGCGCAGCTTTGCGTCCTCGACCTTCATCGGTCCGGGCGAGGGCGCGGACCCCGGCGCCGGTTGCGGGAACGCAGTCGAGCGCGCGGTGTGGAAGGTGACGTTGCCCTCGACCTTCTGCATCACCTGATGGATATGGCCGTTCAGCACGGTGACGGAGCCGAAGCCTTTCACGTGTTCCAGCGCGCGGCCGCCGTCCTCGGTGCCC includes the following:
- a CDS encoding sigma-70 family RNA polymerase sigma factor, whose protein sequence is MPANDDLQKAQRFREAALPYLDDVYTLARYLLRDASDAEDAVQECYLRALKHFDSYRGPAMKPWLFAILRNVCNAEYARRAHRQHSAIEDTPGAAEQTPIWQETEASPETEVLRSRDAGAIRKLIDALAEPFKETFVLREINNLSYREIAEAVGAPVGTVMSRLARARAMLRAAWTAEEEHSR
- a CDS encoding cupredoxin domain-containing protein; protein product: MKTLNRRDFGVAVVAAILLPATTARADDMEVHIDNFVFQPAELKIKLGTTVTWTNRDDIPHTVVSAGKFRSKALDTDDKFSFTFTNAGDYKYFCSLHPHMTGMIKVE